One Triticum dicoccoides isolate Atlit2015 ecotype Zavitan chromosome 5B, WEW_v2.0, whole genome shotgun sequence genomic window carries:
- the LOC119310777 gene encoding uncharacterized protein LOC119310777: protein MALNCAELPTWINSAVIPHLTNLYVTVLSLKTQHVETLGKFPKLLALDLTHYGDDCPLVVISGDAFPELTCLETTIALRFEPRAMPNLEHLEFSVSVKSLQDAHFDFDFRSLGNLPMLGNIRVEIRCHGARYRDFEKAEESLSHMVRIHPNRPILDIVEEEVDGMLYYDSELDDDDEVDEDIHDSDQTGEEVHGAAAHHIRITVYKR from the exons ATGGCTCTGAATTGCGCTGAATTGCCAACGTGGATTAATTCCGCAGTTATTCCTCACCTTACCAACTTATATGTCACCGTGCTTTCTCTCAAGACACAGCATGTGGAGACCCTGGGGAAGTTCCCAAAGCTCCTTGCTCTCGACCTGACGCATTACGGGGATGACTGTCCGCTGGTGGTTATTAGCGGTGATGCATTCCCCGAATTAACATGCTTGGAGACCACCATAGCGTTGAGGTTTGAACCACGAGCTATGCCGAACCTTGAACACCTTGAGTTCAGTGTCTCGGTGAAGAGCTTGCAAGATGCCCACTTTGATTTTGATTTTCGTAGCTTGGGGAACTTGCCTATGCTTGGGAATATCAGAGTGGAGATAAGGTGCCATGGTGCGCGTTATCGGGACTTTGAGAAGGCGGAGGAATCGCTGAGCCACATGGTCCGGATCCATCCCAACCGTCCCATCCTTGATATCGTAGAAGAAGAGGTAGACGGCATGCTCTATTATGACTCGGAG cttgacgacgacgacgaagtagACGAAGACATACACGATTCTGATCAGACAGGCGAAGAGGTACATGGCGCAGCGGCTCATCATATACGCATAACAGTGTACAAAAGATAG